The DNA region aaacaccACCATTACAAGTAAGACTTAAACAGGGGGATGCAATTCTCTGCCCCACAGTAAAAGGGCTGTAGGCTATTAGGAGCTGAAaccactgaaaaagaaatatttcaccCACTTTGAAAAAGATTCAGAGAACTCTTTTTCTACTGTTCGTCATCCCACATTTAATAGTATTCAGCTGCAGGGGTTGGGAGGTGCTCAAAGTTTGCAAGATGTTGCGTAGTGAGGCCTGACCTCTTCTGTCTGGCTAAGAAAGTTTGGCACATCTGAAACATCAGGCTAAATAAGTACAGGCAGTAAAGATTGTTGCTTGGCCAGAGTTCAACTAGCACGCTCTAACCTTGAGATAAACAcccttcctttctcctctgtgcAGAAAATACACTGGATATTCTCTACAGCTTTGCAAACTGCTCAGGGTTTCACCTGATCTTTGGACTCAATGCCTTGCTGCGGAAAGGTGGCTTGCAGTGGGACAGCTCGAATGCTCAGGCACTGCTGGACTACTGTGCTTCCCAGAGGTACAACATCTCCTGGGAGCTTGGGAATGGTAAGTGCTTGTTGGCTAGACCAGCCATCACCTAGAAAAGTACCACCAGAGGGTATGGGCTAGTAACTTTAGATATTTTGGATGATGGCACATAAAGGCAAGGTGATGTTTTATTTAGAGACATTAAGGTCTTAATTTGCAGAGAGATTTTAGAAGAAGACAAAATGAATGAGCAAATTGAGATGATTTTGCTGCTCCTAACAGGGCTTTGAGATGAGGTGAATGATGCCCCACAAGGTGCAAGATGTCACCTATGGCTGGGACAgagtcctggagagcagcacgCTGCATCCCCCGAGCTTTTGGTTTCATGCTCACCTTCAAATATTTCATCCTCACCATGCCAGATCAGATGAAGCCTTAGGGAACTGGTGCTTCCCATGTGGATGGAACTGCCCTATTTTATGCCCCAGAAATAGAGTGGATTGTTGATGTGCATGTGTCTTCCCCAGAGCCCAACAGCTTCAGGAAGAAATCTGGCATCCACATTGATGGCTTCCAGCTGGGGCAAGATTTTATTCAGTTACGCCAACTGCTGAATAACTATGCCCTCTACCAGCACGCCAAGCTGTATGGCCCTGATGTTGGACAGCCCCGAAAGCACGCGCAGAGACTGCTGAGAAGGTAGGGATGTGAGATTCCAGCAGCACTCCCTGGGGTGAGACAGGTGTGGAGAATTGTGGCTTGTCTGCCCCTATATACAGGAGACATGAAGAGGCTTTAAGGCAGGGgttgaacaattttttttacctTGACAGACAACAACTATAATCTTACCTGCATGCTTGAGTTCAAGGCCTGAATACTCAGCCAGGTAAAACTCAGCAGCTGGAAGTACATCAGTGGTCCACACATTTTCCCATTGAGTACTGGCTCTAGGGTTGTGCTAACAAGGGCTTTTAGCCTAAGAAACACCCACATGTTATATATACAAAGGTCAATTCATCCTCCCAGCAACCTGCTGAGGCAGCCATGCTGCCTAAAGCCTGCTTAAAAGCCATGGCAAGCCTGGGCCCCAAGCATTCCCTATCAGAACTGCCAGCCGTGGggagagggcagggctgtgcatGGCATTGCACTAGTGGGAGGGCCATGACCCATCACTGGTACTGCTTAATTCCCCACTCTTTACCATCCCCTCTGGTTGCAGCTTCCTGAAATCGGGAAGGAAGGTGATTGACTCTGTCACATGGCACCAGTAAGTACCACTTGGCTACCACTGTCACTCTGATTACTGcctcattttctttaaaaaaattgtcaaTTTGAACAGAATTATCAATCTCAACAGAAAAGAGGGGGGTGAAATGCCCCTTTCGACAGTTTTTCAGGGGCCTTTCCACAAATTTCTGTGTTCAAATAAGAGATGAATTGAGGGAGCACATTACAGAAATGCTGGAGCCTCCAAAGGGTCTACTTGGCACAGAGACCCAAAAGCAGCGGTGGGGGTTTGTCACAGGGAATGCAACATGTCAAGATGATAATTTTGTTTGCTCTATTTATGTCTAGTTGATGTAAAGAAAAAGCCCTGTAGGTCTAGCTGACCCTTGTCCATGGAGAattgccagcagctcctcctgctcccttgAATTTGTTCTCTTGAGTCATTTCAAGCGCTGTGTGGGTAACTCACCCTCAGATCCCAAACACAGTGCAAACAGCACTGGCACCTGGCCCTTTGCTTCTGTGCAGTGACTTTGATTTGTAGGTTTAAAATGCTCACGGGGACAGTGGGGTAAACTGGCCCCAGGGCCATGAACTCCACGTGTTTGAAATTGATTTCTATGTGAAGGCAGTTTTCTTTCCAGAGTCAAAAGCAGAACACGAAATGCAGCAGTCAGACAACAGTGAGAAAAGAtgcacatatttattttttatatatatgtatgcatacACATACATCAATTATCTATGTATTTTGAGCTGCTACAAAGGCATGAAACATGTCCTTTCCCCTTCCTGGTCTGTTCTTTAGTCATTTAGGATTATCAGGTTTTAGCTTCCTCTTGTGGCTGGAAGGCTTCAGCTGTTTTTGCTAGGACTGAGTGATAGCAGGATGAAATGCAAAAACCACCATTCCAATTTATTTGGACAAACCAGACTTAAAAGCTCTTCTGCTCATGGTGGCGGGCAACCTTCACACGATAGGGATGCCCACATTTCAGCTCCCTCCAAGTGGCCAAAATATTCCAGCAGATGGACAGATGCTGTGGgttgatatttttaatatataactTGATAGAGTAAAGCAAGTAATCACATAGGAGTGTCGGACTCCTCAACAGGTGAAGACTTACAGAAGCTGGATCTTGGTGATGTTTTCCttattctaaataaataaacctaTTACTTCTGCTGGTGAAAATTTCTGTGATATTCTGACTCCATTGATATAATTATATCTTAAAGTCCCTTAAATACAAGTGACAGACCtacatatttggaaaaaaaaattaaaaagcactgGACAGAAAAATCATGCTGTGGAAAAATGTACCAATCAACTGAATACTTTCAGTGGTGTTTTGTACCACTGGTGGTATTATTCCCTAATATTgtctatgttttttttttcccattttcagtTACTATGTGAATGGACAGAGTGCAACAAGGGAGGATTTCTTGAGCCCTGAAGTGCTGGATACCTTTGCCACAGCCATATATGAAGTCCTGGAGGTGCCTTGACCTGTTCAGTCATTCCTATGTTCAGTTTCCAGGGGGTTAACAGAGAATCCAAAATAAAGCATTACTTTTTACTAGCAATAAACAGGGATACTCAAAGCTTGAGTTCTGCTGAcattgtatattaaaaaaaaataaaattaaaattaacaatACTAACAATAAATGAGCTCCAACAGTTTGCTATGCAGCAAACATGGTGCCAGGTGCATCACACACCTACAACATTCTCATTTATTGATATAGTAATTACTCAGGGATGTAATTTATGGTTACCCCATCCCCcgaatgctttatttttttctgtattttgagaTCCTGAGAACCTTATAACTTAGAATATAGCACTATTCAGCACAAGAAGAATTATGGGACCTGAATTTTAGTGATGTTTTCCCTGTTTTACATGGGTAGCcagtttggtttattttcagGGGGGGATGTAAATCTACTTCTAGTCCTTTTGATCGAAATTTCTGTGACATCTCATCTCAGAGTGTTATCCCTTAAATGTAAACATCCTAAGTAAGCCTTTGCCTAAAACActaaattttgtttatttcagtACCCAAAAAATTAACCATtgtctctttctcttctttccacTGGCCAGATTGTTGGTCAGACTGTGCTGGACAAGAAGGTGTGGCTGGGAGAGACGAGCTCTGCCTATGGGGGAGGAGCTCCCAGATTGTCTAACACTTATGTTGCTGGCTTTATGTGAGTACTGTGTCCTAGGTGTGGGGAAATTACATATTTTGACAGCTGAACAGGGCTGCCTCACAGGAGGAATGTGGCTTCCTCAGGCTTCCTGGGGAGTGTGTGCAGGTTTTTTCCATCCTGTAAGATACAATGACATTTATCAGGGCCTGGTGGGCCAGCAAGTCAAAGTCTGATAATGACAGGCAACCTTGTTGTTGGTGTGATGATTTGTCTCAGCCTTCAGACCCTTGGCCAGTTCAGGAGAATCTGCTGCCACTCCTTGTTTCCACCACCTACAAACAGGggaatggagcagctgttcccacCAACTTGGACTTAAAGAGGTggactgaaattattttttaatgtaatcaATGCAAGACTTGACATTAGTTGTGTGCTTTTAAGGAAGTCTGCATTACTCACTATATTTTGCTTTCCTGCTTCCCGAGCTGGTTGGAGAGGGGCAACAGAGTACTGTTGAGGTCAGCACTTTCATCTGCGTGATATTTGCCTCATTTTTTGGCAGGTGGTTGGACAAACTCGGGCTTTCAGCCAGGTGGGGGATTGATGTGGTAATGAGACAGGTTTTCTTCGGGGCAGGAACCTATCACCTAGTGGATGCCAACTTTGAGCCTTTGCCGGTATGTAAATAATGCCCCCTGAATGCACCTCTGCATGGGCAACGCTGGATGTGGAGGGACAAATCAACTATTTTAACAACACCTTTTTTTGCTTGGATGGTCACAGGTACCCTTGCACCTAAAGTTATCTCCTGTTCCACTATGGGTTCATGTATTAttacatatatatgcacacaaaaTATTTACTCCAACTGCAGGGGTGCAGCCAGTCTTCAGCACAGCAGAAACTGATTTGTGGGACATGATGCTCTGGTTTGTACATAGAAGCTCCTAGATCTCACAAGGTTTTTCTGGATGGCCTGTTTTGGTTTGACTGCTCCTCAGCTGAGTGACGAGTAGTTTATAAACGGAAGTGAAAAGAGATATTGAAATCAATTATATTCCATGTGAAAACCAGGCCACCATGAAGTCAACACTTAAGTGTTATAGGTCATGAGCATATTCATCCTACAGTTGTGGCTGAAGGATAATTAAATTGAAATATACATTTAGTATAGTTTGATTTTTTAGGAAATAACACTTTGCTGTGATGAAACTTCATTATATGAACTATACATTGTTCTTGCACATACAGCACATTTCTTTGTACTACTAGCATTTAGATTGGGGTGAGAGGACAGCATCTTCCTTTTTAGCTTTCCTCTCATTTTTCTGCTTCCAAATTGTGATTTTCACTGGTGGTCATAGAGCCAGCCTGAAAGAAAACCCAGCATACAGGGATTTTCCATCCTACTTGATCAGCTGCTTCCTATGCCAGAGGCTGCATCATCAGATTTGTGACTTTGCGCTTTTCATTCCCTCatttaaaacagatttaattTGGACTGAAACTGTGTGCCTTTTCCTCACCTGCAGGCAGTACAGATGCTAACCAAGCCAATAATGCTTCAGAGACAGGGAAATCCAAACCCAGGTGCATCAGCTTAGTTAGCACAGAAATGAAAGAAGCACTTCAGTGTCAGAAGGCCGCATTTCCTTGCAGAGGGATTCAGCATAAAGGCTAATAGCAAAAGTAATTTCCTGGGCTTGTGGTGAGTCAGAGGAGAAACACAACAGTTTTCCTCTTAAGAAAACCTCAAAGACCAACAGATGAGCTGGGAGAAGCTCTCTGAAAGCCAGGAAAGACTTGGAAAAAATGAGTCTGCACTGGGCATAGCCTTGCTCTGAGGCATCATCCAGAAATGTCAGAGGATACACTTGTGACTTGGGTTTAGAAATCCTGATACCTGTTCAAAAGTACAATGTTAATGTAAGGGGTTAAAGTTTAGAAGCTTCTTCCTGGTGTTGCACCTGTGCCTTAGGTACAAGTTTTCCTGCAGGAAGGGCAGCTCACACCCCTGCATTCAGTCCCGAGGTTCTCTGTACTCTGCAGAAGGGCGTTTCCAAAGTGCAGTCTCTCCCTGACAGAGCTCTGAGAGTTGCCTATGAAGGGGAAAATGTGTCTAAGGTACCTTCTAAACACAGCTGCTCACAGGCAGGGCTTCCCTTTTAGCTATGGTGTTTGTGTGAATTTAAGTAGGTGTGAAAATCTTGGTAAAGCAAAAAGCTATGGGGAAAACCCCTTGAAATTAGTTTAAAAATGAAGGTCAGCTTAAGCACTGTGTGGAGCACCTGGCTCATATACAAATGTTTCCATGTGTTTTTGTTCCTCCCAGGACTACTGGCTCTCACTGCTCTACAAGAAGCTGGTGGGTACCAAGGTGCTGCAGGTCGGCCTGGCAGGAGCCAACAAGAGGAAGCTCCGTGTCTACCTCCACTGCACAAGCAGCCTAAAGTAAGCCTCCAGAAAGAGCAAAATATCCTGGAAATTGAGCCCATGGCCACCCCTGGGTCAACAAATGCCATTTGGGACAGTGCAAGGTTGCACATTATTCTGATCCCCACCATCACCTTCTCTTGCCTTGCAGCCCAAAGTACAGAGGAGGGGATGTGACACTGTTTGCCTTAAACCTCTACAACGTCACCCAACATTTGAAGCTACCAGATTACCTATCGAGCAAGCATGTGGATCAGTACCTCTTACTGCCTCATGGCAAAGAGAATATTCTTTCCAGGTAAGTTGCAATTCCTCCAGGCCCTGTGGAAAAGACTGTGAGTAGGCTTAGATGGTCTTTAAAACCTCGCCTGATTCAATTTGCAAGGGGAAAGAAGAGGTTACCATTCATTcatctgagtttttttttcagtaagatCTGACTTCTGTTAAATCAAGTCTCCTAAACTAAGGCTGCTGAAAGCTTGCTAAGTTATAAGGATATTTACTTGATGTTAATCTGCAAGTTTATTCTAGCAGGTGTCAGTGTTCTGGACCAGCTGCTAAAgtcctcttttgttttttattttttgtacaAACACAGGTATATTGCTTTCCCAAGTACTAGCTTCTGATTTACAGCAACATGTTCAGACTTTGTACGTGGGTAGGGTCTTTTTGTCGTCATTGTTAATGCATCCACAGAGAAAAGATCTGCTCTGTGGGTAAAAaagaatattaatattttcaggagaaaaagcaatttaaatttGTAGTTTTCAAAGCCTGTTTAGCTGTTGACCTCACTGGAAGAGAAGGAACTGTACTTTGAAATGTGCTTGTGCTGCCACTCTGAAGGAGTCCTTGTAGTGGGAGTGCTGCAGATGTCTGTGTGCATTTGTGTACATACACATTCAAGGGAAGTTTGGGTTGGCTTTGGGCTGAGTTAATGTTTACACTCAGGCCCAGAGCAGTTTGTACTCGATGGCGAACAGAGCACAGCTGCCCAAACactctctctgtccctctccagGTCTATTGAGCTGAACGGCCGTGTGCTACGGATGCTGGATGATGAAACACTGCCAGAGCTTATGGAAAAGCCCCTTGGTCCCAGCAGACTGCTTGGCCTTCCAGCCTTCTCCTATGGCTTTTATGTTATCAAAAACGCCAAAGCTATTGCTTGCATTTAAGTGGTCAACACACACACTCAGGATAAATAAAGCATTTGGCTAGTAGGAAATTCTAATCCTAGAAATTCACATTTCTACGGGATTTAATTCTGGTAAGGGAGGCAAATGTTGCAGCACTAGTACAACTGTTAGCTGGGGAAGACAAGGTGCCACTGTGTAACTGGTACAAAGAAGATTCCAGGAGAATTATCCAGGTAGAAAAAGACCAGGCAGAGGCTGGTTTTGCTCTTGATCCAGCCTGTCACTGTACTTGAGCATGGAACCCTTCTCCACGCTATGCAGAGAGCTTCTCACACTACTTGGGACTCTGCCAGCCCAGGCACTGCaacctcctctctccctctcgtTTCTGCAAGCGCAGCTCCTAAAGCAGTTTCTTCAAAAGTTTGCCTTCAGAAAGGATAAGCAGAGTTTTTATTTGAGCTGTACAGCTGTGACTTCACACTATGTGAGGAAGCCTGAGAGGGGGTTGTGGTTGCTGAGGGTATCTTGGGGTGGAAAGTGTGGACACGCAAAGCAAACCAAGGTCAGGGTGCTTGCAGGGGCAAAAGCCTTGCAGAGAAACCAGATCCTCTATTAGATTTGGGGAAACAacacacatttttcatttttctcaagCTAGGATTGTTCAGTCACAAGATGGAGCTGTGGCTCTGTGATTTCCAAAGGTGAGTTGTTGATGCAGGAAATGTAGGCTGTTTCTGTAGGGTGGTCAACCTCTGCCATCACACATTTCTTCCCtgcaaggaaaggagaggagccCACCAGGCCCTGGCAATAACCCTCTGTGCTCAGAGAGCTGCACAGTGAGTGCTCATGACTCTTCAACCTGCACCACCCTGCAGGCAGTCCAGCTGGAAAGGACTTTCCTGAACCTATGCACAGGTAAAGCTCTCAAGCTCTCTCTGCTTTACACTCTCTAATGCACTCAGGTCTCTTCTGTCTTGGGGAAATGGGATAGAAAAGAGGCTGAGGAAACCACTCACCCCTTAACCACCAGAGGGACATCAGTTGCTATAGAGCATCCTGGGGACAGAAGTGCCCAGTcaggctgacatcctactgggagaaCAGTGATTTTGGACAGAAATCCGTGTTGGTGGTGGCTTTTCTCCCCAGCTGTGCCTTCCTCATGCACACCCTGTTGCAGTTGCACGAGAGCGTGCATGAGGAAGGTTGCTGGCTGTGCCAGCAATAGCTCCCTGTGGCACACAGGCTGCTGGTCCCCAGGAAACAAAAAGCCTAGGACAGTAGCTGTGGCCTTCtgcatatatttatttgcaTCTACCTTTCTTGAAGGTATGTAATGCACACCACTCTCAATGCCTTATATTTATGAGCACAGCAGGGAAGAACAACCCCACACCACTGCACCTCcctttttaaagctttaaaaagaTGCTACCAGCTACATGAGGTTTAATGCAGGGCAGGGAACCTTTTTTAATGAGACAACTTTCAATACTGATGTACTTTTGTACCTGTGATGAAAACCTGCACACTAAAAAAGTTATATTTGAGTTCAAGGTATCAAAGGAGTGTGTGCGTCTACAGAGCAGATGCATTCTGTGAAGGGTTGTGTATCAGGGGATAACATAGATCAGAAACGAGGAAGGCTGAGTTTGTTTACATTGTCTAAGTTCCATAACAGAAGAGAATGTAAGATGGAAAGTCGTACATACAGTCAACATaaagttattattattattattattattatgtaaGTTGCAACTAAAACATCAAAGTTATTATTTGCCTGGTAGCTTCTTTTTAGAACTTTTctaaaaattttgtttattcCAATACTCGTGAGTTTTGTATTTGAAGATTTTAATTAAAGCAATTTATACCAACTTTTGGCAATCTTTATATCTTTTTAAGACTCCTTTTTGACATGCTGATACCAGAACATTCCCTACTTTTCTTTTGGTCATAACTACCCATGCTTCTTTTTATTATCAATAAGAGTACCCAAGTacacaaaaatgaaagaaatccTGCACAGGTTGGTGTGTTTCAATTGTGTTTGCCCACCAGTTCAGAAGCCCTCCACCCAATGTGACTCAGATGTGATATATGTGCTGATGACTGGCACACAGGAACTACCAGGAGGGGGGCCCCAGGGATGTTTGCGCATGCAAATGACAGTGCTGCCAACCATGTCTCCTCTTGAGCCCTGTTCTTgatggtggggtgggatgggatggggaggtTTGATTTACAGCTCAGTAACTACCTTTCTCTTTACAAAGTGCTGCACATCAAGCTAATAGCTGCTGTTAGACAGTAGCAAGAGGGAGCTAGACAAACAGAGCAAGAGGGACATAAGTGCAGGGAATGGGAAAGATGCTGGATCCCAGCACTACAAGGAAGCTATGGTCTGAAACAGATGAACATCACCCTCACAGGACCAATGCCTGCCCCACCCTTATCTCTGGGGCTTTTATTCCTCTGTGAATGTTGTAAACCTTGGGGGATTGAACATATGTGTGTACACTTATTTGAGAACAGGGAGGATCATATTTCACACTCATTCCAATTCTCTAATTCTCTTTAGCCCTTTTGACTCTGAAAGTCAGATTACTCACATTGAATTTACTGTAAATCAGTTCCTGGAAGGCAGAGTAAGTTGCATCACACTTTGGTACAGGGGATCATTTGGTGTATGTGAAAATAAGGAAACTGATAACCTCCTTAGAGTCAGAGACATTTTGACCATCAATTCAGATTTCATCTAAACAAGACAGCCAAGCTTTATTAGTCTGAAATGAGCTATTCCCTAGATTATATTTCAGTGAAGGGCCAGGCCACTGAAGGTAAGTACAGTGGCAGTAACTGTAAAAGTTTACTTTGTAAAAGTTTACTTTACTGCTCTACTTCCACGAGCTCCTTAAAATTTTTCTGCAGACAGTCCAGGGTTTCCTCACCACTTCACAcatataaaaacacaaaagcagTGTCTGTAGAGGACATCTACCTGGTGGCAATCAGAGCAGAGTGTTCCTATGCACATGGCaggcagagaggctgtggggaTTTGTTGCCAGGACTCACTATTCAACCACACCTCAGGTACTTGTCTGTATCTGAATGAAGCCCATGATGATTTATCAACGTGATATGGACCTAGAATATTAGCTACTCTTCATCAGAGTTGAGCAACTC from Anomalospiza imberbis isolate Cuckoo-Finch-1a 21T00152 chromosome 4, ASM3175350v1, whole genome shotgun sequence includes:
- the HPSE gene encoding LOW QUALITY PROTEIN: heparanase (The sequence of the model RefSeq protein was modified relative to this genomic sequence to represent the inferred CDS: deleted 1 base in 1 codon), which produces MLLEFFQRVRKVLLTPARFFPAGAEGCSPGPALLRGGAGGGGAAGRERRMLLPLLPLLLLPALAEGHRAAVLRLGLRGSPRGEVSPAFLSLTLDASLARDPRYVVLLSNSKLRTLAMALSPGFLRFGGTVTDFLIFDPNKDSTSEEKDLWEFQAQQEACGSRPAFAAVEKVLLAQWPRQEKLILAEQNWKKHKNTTITKNTLDILYSFANCSGFHLIFGLNALLRKGGLQWDSSNAQALLDYCASQRYNISWELGNEPNSFRKKSGIHIDGFQLGQDFIQLRQLLNNYALYQHAKLYGPDVGQPRKHAQRLLRSFLKSGRKVIDSVTWHHYYVNGQSATREDFLSPEVLDTFATAIYEVLEIVGQTVLDKKVWLGETSSAYGGGAPRLSNTYVAGFMWLDKLGLSARWGIDVVMRQVFFGAGTYHLVDANFEPLPDYWLSLLYKKLVGTKVLQVGLAGANKRKLRVYLHCTSSLNPKYRGGDVTLFALNLYNVTQHLKLPDYLSSKHVDQYLLLPHGKENILSRSIELNGRVLRMLDDETLPELMEKPLGPSRLLGLPAFSYGFYVIKNAKAIACI